A segment of the Allosaccharopolyspora coralli genome:
GCGGGCCGAGGTGCTCGCCGAAACACTGCTGACCGGCACCAGCACCCGCGACCGGGTGCGTTTCGACACCGACCTCGCCGCGGTCGGCGGCGACCTGCAATCCGTCGTCACGCCCGAGCAGCTCAGCATCACCGGGGACGCGCTCGCCGACGGTCTTCCCACGCTGCTCGACGTGCTCGCCGACGCGTTGACCGACGCGGTGTACCCGGACACCGAGGTCGCCGGGGAGAAGGACCGGCTCGTCGAGCGGCTCGCCGTCGCGCGCTCCCAGCCTCGTGTCATCGCCCGCGAAGCCCTGCAACGTCACCGCTACGGCGATCACCCGTTCGTCCGCGAGGTGCCCGAGGCCGAGAACGTCGCGCGAGTCGACTCCGCCGAGGTGCGGACGCTGCACCAGGAGTCGGTGCTGCCGCGCGGTTCGGTACTCGTCCTCGTCGGCGACTTCGACCCGGACACGGTCGTGGCGCAGGTCGAACGCGCGTTGTCGGGATGGTCCTCGCAGAACTCCGCCGAAAAACTGCCCGCGCTGCCGACGCTCGACGGAGGGGACGTGCAGCTGGTGCACCGGGAAGGTGCCGTGCAGTCCCAGATTCGACTTTCCGCCCAAGGCCTGCCGCGCACCGATCCCGGCTACGCGGCGCTGCAGATCGCGAACCTGACTTTCGGCGGCTACTTCTCCTCCCGGCTGGTCGAGAACATCCGGGAGGACAAGGGCTACACCTACGGCGCGCACTCGGCGTTCGAGTTCACCAGGGACAACGGCACCATCCTCGTCGACGCCGACACGGCCAGCGAGGTCACCGCCGCCGCACTCTGGGAAACCCGGTACGAACTCGGACGGTTCGCGTTGGTGCCGCCGACAGGCACCGAGATCGAGTCGGCCCGGCAGTACGCCATCGGGAGTTTGCTCACTTCCACCGCCTCCCAGACCGGACTCGCCTCCCAGCTCGCCTCGCTCGCCGTGCTCGGGCTCGGGATGGATTGGCTCGCCGCGCACCCCGATCGGTTGCGTCAGGTCACCGGCGAGCAGATCGCCGAGGCCGCCCGCTACTACGCGCCGACCGCCTTCACCGGCGTCGTCGTGGGGGATGCGGAAAAGCTCCTGCCGCATCTCAACGACATCGGCGGCGTCGTGGTGGGCTGAGCGGGCATTGGGGAGCTGGCTCTTGTGCCCGTAGGGCACGCCTCATGCGTGACCGGCCTCGGCAGGGTGAGGGGCTCCGGCGTTCGGAGTTCGTGCCTCGCAAGGCAGGGGTTCTCGCCGCGTACGGCCTGGTACTCAAGAGGACCCCAACGCAGCGAGGCGCGAACTGGGGCAGCGGTACCGGACCACTCACCCAGGTTCCACAACGCCCTCTCATACGTGACCAGCCGGGTGTGACCCGTGCCGGTGGTGGGTGTCGTCGCCAACGGGCGAGGCGTAGGTTGCTGACGGGCGGGGAGAAGTCGAGTGCTCCGCCCAGAAGTGGAGTGCGATGAGTACCCCGGACGTGGCGGGAGCGACAGGGTTCGGCCTGGACGCCGCACCACTGCTCTCCCGATCCACCGTGGACCGTTCGGAGTGGTTGCGCGACGAGGACACCGCGCAGCTGTGGGCGCACGGGCGGGTCCTGCTCGTCGACCGCAAGGGGCGAGCCCCGGTGCTCGAGGGCGACGTCCTCGACCATCGGCCTACGGCGGAGTTCGGTACGCAACCCCCTCCCGGCGCGGTCCTGCTCGGGCAGGACGACGGAGTCAGCTACTGGGCGTTGCGTGCCGGCCGGGACGGCGCTGAACTCGGCTGGCGCGACCTGCGGAACGCAGGCGCCCTCCTGGGTTCGGTCGACGCCGGGCTGCTCACCACGGCCGTCGGGCTACTCAGCTGGCACGACCGGTCTCGCTACTGCGCGGTGTGCGGCGCGGGCACCCGGGGCGTGCGGCTCGGGTGGGTACAGCAGTGCAGCGGATGTGACCGGGAGGAGTATCCCCGCACCGATCCGGCAGTGATCTGTCTCGTGCACGACGGTGGCGACCAGGTGCTGCTCGCTCGGCAACCGGTATGGCCGCGGGACCGGTACTCGGTGCTGGCGGGCTTCGTCGAGGTCGGCGAAGCGCTCGAAGCGTGCGTGCAACGCGAGATCCGGGAAGAGGTCGGCGTGACCGTCTCCGACGTCCGCTACCTCGGCAGCCAGCCGTGGCCGTTCCCGCGTTCCCTGATGGTCGGATTCGCCGCTGTGGGCGATCCCGAGCAGCCGTTGCATCCCGCCGACGGTGAGATCGAGGACGCGCGGTGGGTGCCGCGCGACGACGTTCTCGCGGCCCTCGAGGCCGAGGGAAACGCGATCAACGGTCTCCGCCTGCCGCCGGGCGTGTCCATCGCCTACCGCATGCTGCGCGGCTGGGCCAACACGCCTAGCTGATCGCTGAGAGGGCGTTGTGGAACCTGGGTGGGTGGTCCGGTACCGCCGCCCCAGTTCGCGCCCGCTGCGTTGGGTCCTCTTGAGTACCACCCGTACGCGGCGAGAACCCCTGCCTTGCGAGGCACGAACTCCAAACGCCGGAGTCCCTCACCCTGCCGAGACTGGACACGTATGAGGCGTGCCCTACGGGCACACAAGCCAGTTCCGAAATGCACTCTCAGGCCGCGCCGGGAACGTCCAACGCGACGTCGAGGTCTCCCACGTGGGCGACCATGTCGACCGTGCCACCGAGTGCCTCGACGTAGGCGCGGACACTGCCCACGGTCAGCGAGTTCAGGTCGCCGCGTTCGATCGAGCTGACCCGCGGCTGGCCGATCTCCATGCGCTCGGCCAGTTCCATCTGGGTCAACCCGGAGTGCCGCCGCAGCTCACCGAGCCGATAGCCGGTCACGTACGCCGCGGTGACGCGGAGTCCCGCTGCCCGCCGTTCCGTGTCGATGCCGAGTTCGTCCCGAACCTCGTTCCATGGCACTGTCATTCTGTTCACTCCTGTTCCTGTGCTGAACCTGCCCGACCACCCGTGTTCATGGATCGGCGATCCCGGCCACGTGTGTCCGATAGCGCTGCTCGGCAATCGGGATCGCCGCGCGATACCAACGCTCCCATCGACCAGCCTTGTCGCCGCCGATCAACAGAATCGCTCGCCGTTCGGGGTCGAAGGCGAACAGAATTCCGTACCTCTGTGCGCCCGCTCGAACCAGGACGAAGTTCTTTCAAGTTGTGTAGTTGCGATCCGTGCACCTTGTCGGCAAGAGGTCGCGACAGGCTCGGCCCGCGAAGCTGCAAAACCGCGACGGCACCGTCGATCGCATTCTGCGTGTCCTCGTCGAGGGTTCGTAGCCAGTCGACAACTTCTGGTACTGCTTCCACCGCCCATGTCATGATCACACGCTACTGCCTAAAAAGCATAATACCTGCACATCGCCGACTTTTCCACTCGATCGCGTGTTCGAATCACGCTTTCGGCTTGATCGACACGCGGGGGGTCCGCCAGCGGGGTGTGATCGAGTCCGGCGGGGCGCTTCTGCGAGGATGCTTCGCATGGCCGATCAACCGCGACGACTGCTGGAAGGACTCGACCCCGAGCAGCGGACGGCGGTGACGGCCCCTCGTGGTCCGGTGTGCGTGCTGGCCGGTGCGGGCACGGGCAAGACCCGCACCATCACGCATCGCATCGCCCACCTCGTCGAGCGCGGACTCGTCGCCCCGCAGCAAGTCCTCGCGGTCACCTTCACCGCCCGAGCGGCGGGGCAGATGCGCACGCGGCTACGGGAACTCGGTGCGGGCGGTGTTCAAGCGCAGACCTTCCACGCGGCGGCGTTCCGGCAGTTGCGGTACTTCTGGCCACGGGTGCACGACACCGGCGTGTGGTCGCTGGTCGACAACAAGTACCGCTTCGTCATGAACGCGGCGAACCGGCTCGGCCTGTCGACGGAGAAGGACTCCGTGCGCGATCTGGCAGGCGAGATCGAGTGGGCGAAATCGTCGCTCATCGCCCCCGACCGGTATCCGTCCGCGGCGGCGAAGGCCGGGCGCTCAGCGCCCACGGCGCCCGAGTCGGTGAGCAAGGTCTTCGCCGCCTACGAACAGCTCAAGACGCGTGCGGAGGCGCTGGACTTCGACGACCTGCTCCTGCACACCGCCGCGATCCTGGAGGAACACCCCGAGGTCGCCGAGGAGTTCCGCAGCCGCTACCGCTCCTTCGTCGTCGACGAGTACCAGGACGTCAACCCGCTGCAGCAGCGCGTGCTCGACGCGTGGCTCGGCCCGCGCGACGACCTCACGGTCGTCGGCGACGCCAACCAGACGATCTACTCCTTCGCCGGGGCCGCACCGCAATGGTTGATCGGGTTCCCGAGACGTTTCCCCGAGGCGACCGTGGTGCGCCTCGAACGCGACTACCGGTCGACGCCGCAGGTCGTGGCGCTCGCGAACCAGGTCATCGACGCCGCCAGGGAGCGTCCCGCCGGTACTCGGCTGACACTCGTCGGCCAGCGACAGGACGGGCCGAAACCGGATTTCGCCGAGTTCGACGACGAGGTCTCCGAGGCGCAAGCGGTCGCGCACAAGATCGCCGCGCTCGCGCGGGACGGCACACCGCTCTCGGAGATCGCGGTGCTCTTCCGCGTCAACGCGCAGTCCGAGGTCTACGAGAAGGCGCTCGCCGACGCCGAGATTCCGTACCAGGTGCGTGGCGGTGAACGGTTCTTCGCGCGGACCGAGGTGCGGCGGGCGATGGCCGCTCTGCGGACGGCGGGATCCCGCGACGACCTCACGTCCGGCGACCTGTGCGGCAGCGTTCGCGCGGTTCTCGCCGAGGTCGGCCTCACCGACGAGCCGCCTGCCGGCGGTGCGGCTCGGGAACACTGGGAGTCGCTGATCGCCCTGGTGGAACTCGCCGAAGAACTCGTCGCCGCCGTGCCGGACGCGGACCTGGCGCACTACAACGCGGAACTCGACGCACGCGCCGAGTCGCAGCATCCGCCGACGGTCGAGGGGGTGACGCTCGCGTCGTTGCACGCCGCGAAGGGGCTCGAGTGGGACGCGGTGTTCCTCGTCGGGCTCGTCGATGGCACCTTGCCCATCCAGTACGCCGACGGAGACGACGCGGCGATCGAAGAGGAACGGCGGCTGCTCTACGTCGGTGTGACGCGGGCGCGTGAGTTCCTGCGGTTGTCGTGGGCGCTGTCCCGGGGCGAAGGAGGCAAGCGGTTCCGGCGGCGGAGCCGGTTCGTCTACGCCCTCGTTCCCGACGACAGTCCGGCGGCCCTGCCTGCGCGCGTGCAGCAGCGGGAGGCCTCCCCGATGCGGTCGCAGGGGGGCGCCGTCACGCCGCGGTGTCGTACCTGCGAGACGAAACTGCTCGGGACCTTGGAGATCAAACTGGGGCGGTGCGGCCACTGCCCCTCCGATGTGGACGAAGGGCTGCTCGCCGAGCTCAAGGCGTGGCGCAGCGACCGTGCCCAACAGCTCCGGGTTCCCTCCTACGTGGTGTTCACGGATGCGACGCTGACGGCGATCGCCGAGCAGCGACCGTCCGACGAGGCCGCGTTGATCGCCATCTCGGGGATCGGCGGGACGAAGCTCGAACGCTTCGGCGCGGACGTCCTCTCGCTCGTTCGCGCCGAGCGATCGCGGCCCTGACCTGCGTCGGCACCGAGTCGCGAGAAAAATGTCCACCCGAATGCGGGGATCTGCAGAAATTCGGTTGCGGCGCCGGGTGCGCTGCACATAATCTGCAAGCGTCCAGGTCGAGGCGCTTCACGCGCGTCGGCGCGTACGACCCCGAGGGGAGGTGGCCACAGTGATCAGCACGCAGATGCTCGTTACCCCTGGCCACCCGCTGACCGGGGGTATCGAACTGCCGTACGCGCCGGCGGGGCCGAACGCGGCCGCCACGCGTCGCCGTGCGGGTTTCGCCGTCCCGACCGTGATCATCCCCGATGATCGCCGGTCCGTCCTGGAACGAAGTCCATGATCAACTAATCTGGACTCGCCACGACTCCCAGGCCGCGGACCCGCATCGGGTTCGCGGCCTTTTTGCGTTCGCGACCCGCTCGTCGCCCGAGAAGTCCAACCACTGGAGGAGAAGAAATTGTTGACCACCGGCGTACCGATACAGCAAACCGGTGAACCCGATGTCCTCGGAGCGCTGCTCGACAGTGCCCCCGGGGTCGGCCAGGACCTGCCGTGCAGGCGGGACCCCGACCTGTGGTTCGCCGAGAGCCCGGCCGAACTGGAGCGCGCCAAGGCGCTGTGCGCGGACTGCCCGGTCCGTGCCGAGTGCCTCGCAGGGGCGCTGTCCCGCGCCGAGCCCTGGGGTGTCTGGGGCGGGGAGATCTTCGAGCGCGGCGCCGTCGTCGCTCGCAAACGGCCTCGTGGCCGTCCACGCAAGCACCCGGTCGACGCGACCGGTGGACGCGATCGCAAGGAGCAGGCCGCATGAACGACACCCGTGTCCTCGCCACCCGACCGTTCGCGTCCGCTCGACCGAGCACAGAGGAGCACTCCGTCATGATGATGCCGGAAGAGATGTCGAGAATTCGACATCAGCAATTGCGACAAGAGGCCGACGAGCAACGGATGGCTCGTCGGTTGTGCGCGGGGAGGTGGTGGCGTCGGCTGGCGACGTACGCCGCTCGCCGCGCCGACCGCCTGCAACCCTAGAAACACGTGGTGCGAACGGCACTCTCGCCTCGTCTGCTGAGGCGAAAGTGCCGTTCGCACCGCCGGGCATAGGGTGAGGGCGTGACTGGGCACGGCAACGGACACGGGCATGGGCACTCCCACGACGGGATGGACTGGAACGCCCGGCTCGACGATCTCCGCCACGCGGATCGCCTCGTCGAGCCCGAACGCGCGACGCTCGCCGAAGCGCTCGTGGGCGCGGACACGCGCTCCGTCGTCGAGATCGGTTGCGGGGCCGGTGGCATGGCCACGGCGCTGGCCGCTGCGATGGACCACCGTTCCCAGTCGACTCTGACCCTCGTCGATTCGGCACCTGAGTTGTTGGGGGCCGCCGAGAGCCACGTTCGCGACTCCGGCTCCTCCGTGGACGTCCGAACCGTGCTCTGGGACGCGGCCGGCGACGAGGTCCCGTCCGCGCTCGAACCTGCCGACCTCGTCTTCGCCGGGATGGTCGTGCACCATCTACCGGACCAGGCCGCCGGACTCCGCCGACTCGCCGCGCTGGTCCGTCCCGGCGGCGCTCTCGCGATCGTCGAATCCGGGCTCCCGCAGCGGATCCTGCCGTGGGACGTCGGTGTCGGCGAACCGGGGCTCGAAGACCGGCTGTCCGGGTACCAGCAATCCTGGTTCCGCGAGATGCGGGCCGGCATCCACGGGTCGGTGCGGATGCCGATCGGTTGGTCCCGTGCACTCCGGGAGGCCGGGCTCGTCGACGTGCGCAGCTGGTCCTATCTCGTCGAGCGCCCGGCACCGGTTTCGGACCTGGTGATGCGCGCGGCGCTGCGCCGACTCCGCTTCCTGCGGGACTCCGCCGCGGAACACGGCACCGCCGACGATCTCGCCGCGGTCGACGCCCTGCTCGACGAGGACGGCCCGCACTACGTCGGTCACCGCGACGACCTGCACTACCTGCTGGCCGACACCGTGCACACCGGGCTCGCAGGGCGGGCGGGGTGATCTGGGTCGGTGGTTCCGCGGGGACACCGCACATCGGGGCGGCTGTGGGATCTCGACCGCATTCCTGCGCCCGCGCGGCCACTCAGAGGGCATTTGGGAACTGGCTTTTGTGCCCGTAGGGCATGGTCGCAAGTGACCAGCCTCGGCAGGGTGACGAGCCGGTACCGGACCCCCTACCCAAGTTCCACAATGCGCTCTCAGTCCTCGGCGAACCCCGGCTGCCAGCGTTCGATGATGCTCTTGGCCGCGACCGTCGCGTCGAGCTGGCAGAGGATGCCGGTGGCGCCCAGCGTGACGCGGTGGATCAGCAAGTAGTCCGGCGGCAGGTTCAGCGCCCGACCGGTCCGGAAGTCCGGACTGCGCAGGTCGCCGACCCGCTCGGCCTGCCGCTGCATCCACCGTCGGGTGAAGTGGAACGTCTCGCTGCGGCACGGGT
Coding sequences within it:
- a CDS encoding M16 family metallopeptidase, which encodes MTAAHRTAEEIGRTEAGPRPLPPLGEPRSSQPPATVDTVLGNGLRVVAARHGAVPMVELRLRIPFAGEDTMHPARAEVLAETLLTGTSTRDRVRFDTDLAAVGGDLQSVVTPEQLSITGDALADGLPTLLDVLADALTDAVYPDTEVAGEKDRLVERLAVARSQPRVIAREALQRHRYGDHPFVREVPEAENVARVDSAEVRTLHQESVLPRGSVLVLVGDFDPDTVVAQVERALSGWSSQNSAEKLPALPTLDGGDVQLVHREGAVQSQIRLSAQGLPRTDPGYAALQIANLTFGGYFSSRLVENIREDKGYTYGAHSAFEFTRDNGTILVDADTASEVTAAALWETRYELGRFALVPPTGTEIESARQYAIGSLLTSTASQTGLASQLASLAVLGLGMDWLAAHPDRLRQVTGEQIAEAARYYAPTAFTGVVVGDAEKLLPHLNDIGGVVVG
- the nudC gene encoding NAD(+) diphosphatase, producing the protein MSTPDVAGATGFGLDAAPLLSRSTVDRSEWLRDEDTAQLWAHGRVLLVDRKGRAPVLEGDVLDHRPTAEFGTQPPPGAVLLGQDDGVSYWALRAGRDGAELGWRDLRNAGALLGSVDAGLLTTAVGLLSWHDRSRYCAVCGAGTRGVRLGWVQQCSGCDREEYPRTDPAVICLVHDGGDQVLLARQPVWPRDRYSVLAGFVEVGEALEACVQREIREEVGVTVSDVRYLGSQPWPFPRSLMVGFAAVGDPEQPLHPADGEIEDARWVPRDDVLAALEAEGNAINGLRLPPGVSIAYRMLRGWANTPS
- a CDS encoding XRE family transcriptional regulator → MTVPWNEVRDELGIDTERRAAGLRVTAAYVTGYRLGELRRHSGLTQMELAERMEIGQPRVSSIERGDLNSLTVGSVRAYVEALGGTVDMVAHVGDLDVALDVPGAA
- a CDS encoding ATP-dependent DNA helicase UvrD2: MADQPRRLLEGLDPEQRTAVTAPRGPVCVLAGAGTGKTRTITHRIAHLVERGLVAPQQVLAVTFTARAAGQMRTRLRELGAGGVQAQTFHAAAFRQLRYFWPRVHDTGVWSLVDNKYRFVMNAANRLGLSTEKDSVRDLAGEIEWAKSSLIAPDRYPSAAAKAGRSAPTAPESVSKVFAAYEQLKTRAEALDFDDLLLHTAAILEEHPEVAEEFRSRYRSFVVDEYQDVNPLQQRVLDAWLGPRDDLTVVGDANQTIYSFAGAAPQWLIGFPRRFPEATVVRLERDYRSTPQVVALANQVIDAARERPAGTRLTLVGQRQDGPKPDFAEFDDEVSEAQAVAHKIAALARDGTPLSEIAVLFRVNAQSEVYEKALADAEIPYQVRGGERFFARTEVRRAMAALRTAGSRDDLTSGDLCGSVRAVLAEVGLTDEPPAGGAAREHWESLIALVELAEELVAAVPDADLAHYNAELDARAESQHPPTVEGVTLASLHAAKGLEWDAVFLVGLVDGTLPIQYADGDDAAIEEERRLLYVGVTRAREFLRLSWALSRGEGGKRFRRRSRFVYALVPDDSPAALPARVQQREASPMRSQGGAVTPRCRTCETKLLGTLEIKLGRCGHCPSDVDEGLLAELKAWRSDRAQQLRVPSYVVFTDATLTAIAEQRPSDEAALIAISGIGGTKLERFGADVLSLVRAERSRP
- a CDS encoding WhiB family transcriptional regulator, giving the protein MLTTGVPIQQTGEPDVLGALLDSAPGVGQDLPCRRDPDLWFAESPAELERAKALCADCPVRAECLAGALSRAEPWGVWGGEIFERGAVVARKRPRGRPRKHPVDATGGRDRKEQAA
- a CDS encoding class I SAM-dependent methyltransferase, whose protein sequence is MTGHGNGHGHGHSHDGMDWNARLDDLRHADRLVEPERATLAEALVGADTRSVVEIGCGAGGMATALAAAMDHRSQSTLTLVDSAPELLGAAESHVRDSGSSVDVRTVLWDAAGDEVPSALEPADLVFAGMVVHHLPDQAAGLRRLAALVRPGGALAIVESGLPQRILPWDVGVGEPGLEDRLSGYQQSWFREMRAGIHGSVRMPIGWSRALREAGLVDVRSWSYLVERPAPVSDLVMRAALRRLRFLRDSAAEHGTADDLAAVDALLDEDGPHYVGHRDDLHYLLADTVHTGLAGRAG